GACCTGCTTCGAGAAAGCGGGGAGACTTTTGTCTCCATCGTGGCGGAGATCGACGGCCAGGTGGTGGGTCACATCCTCTTCACGCCGGTCAGGCTGGTTGCGGATACAGGCGAGACTATCAATGGGATGGGATTAGCTCCTCTGGCCGTCCATCCGGAATATCAAAACCAGGGGATTGGCAGTATCTTGTGTGAGGCTGGGGTGGAGGAAATGAAAGACAGAGGCGCTCCCTTTGTGGTTGTTCTGGGCCATCCAGCTTATTATCCTCGGTTCGGGTTTGAGCGGGCGAGCAAGTATGCACTGCGCTGCGCTTATGAGGATGTGCCGGCTGAAGCGTTTATGATCAAGATCTTTCATCCGCAGGTATTGGAAGGATTATCAGGGGTGATTTATTACCGGCAGGAATTTGATGAAGTCACTTAAAATGCACTTCTGTGTTTAATTTACCGAAAGGGTGATCGAGAATGGAAACATTTGATGCCATCAATACGCGTAAGAGCATCCGAAAATATCAGGATAAGGATATCCCGCAGGAAATTTTAGATAAGATCCTGACGGCTGCCATCCTGTCGCCTTCCGGGAAGAACAAACAGCCCTGGAAATTCTATGTGGTGCGGGGAGAGAAACGGGCAGAGATGGTGCAGGAGATGCAAAAGGGAATGGATCGACTCGGGACGCAAGGAATCAACACCGGCAGCGCTCGTTACACCATCCGGGTGATGGCGCAGGCCCCCGTGACTATCCTGGTTTTCAATCCCTTCAGCCGCCACCCGCTTTTGCCCAGAAATACTCAGGAAATTTATGGCGACATGGTGGATATGCAGTCCATTGGCGCTTCAATCCAGAATATGCTGCTGGAAGCCACTGATTTGGGCATTGGATCGCTCTGGATTTGCGACGTATACTTCGGTTATGAAGAACTTTCTGAGTGGGTAGGTGAGAAAGGTGAGTTGATTGCTGCGGTTTCCCTGGGGTATGCCGATCATACACCTCGGA
This Chloroflexota bacterium DNA region includes the following protein-coding sequences:
- a CDS encoding N-acetyltransferase; translated protein: MKQKHCSPIIVRREKTADIPAIREVNLSAFKGPGEAQVVDLLRESGETFVSIVAEIDGQVVGHILFTPVRLVADTGETINGMGLAPLAVHPEYQNQGIGSILCEAGVEEMKDRGAPFVVVLGHPAYYPRFGFERASKYALRCAYEDVPAEAFMIKIFHPQVLEGLSGVIYYRQEFDEVT
- a CDS encoding nitroreductase family protein; this encodes METFDAINTRKSIRKYQDKDIPQEILDKILTAAILSPSGKNKQPWKFYVVRGEKRAEMVQEMQKGMDRLGTQGINTGSARYTIRVMAQAPVTILVFNPFSRHPLLPRNTQEIYGDMVDMQSIGASIQNMLLEATDLGIGSLWICDVYFGYEELSEWVGEKGELIAAVSLGYADHTPRMRLRKPVDEVTVYVE